In Acidimicrobiales bacterium, a single window of DNA contains:
- the atpC gene encoding ATP synthase F1 subunit epsilon — protein sequence MATTKFELVTPSRTLYSGYAEMIVCRSVDGEIAFLANHMPYIGALDAGLVRIVGPAAEGSEEGSGEPDIRLAVSGGFVEVKDNQVIMLADVAELASEIDRAGAERDRAEAEQRLSSAGDDGDSEADAALRWAQARLETATGEPVH from the coding sequence GTGGCGACCACCAAGTTCGAGTTGGTCACCCCCAGCCGGACTCTCTACTCCGGGTACGCCGAGATGATCGTGTGCCGCTCGGTCGACGGGGAGATCGCCTTTCTGGCCAACCACATGCCGTACATCGGTGCGCTCGACGCCGGGCTGGTCCGGATCGTCGGCCCCGCGGCTGAGGGAAGCGAGGAGGGCTCCGGTGAGCCCGACATCCGTCTCGCGGTTTCGGGAGGGTTCGTCGAGGTGAAGGACAACCAGGTGATCATGCTCGCCGACGTGGCAGAGCTGGCGTCCGAGATCGACCGCGCCGGCGCCGAGCGCGACCGGGCCGAGGCGGAGCAGAGGCTGTCGTCAGCCGGCGACGACGGCGACTCAGAGGCCGACGCTGCGCTGCGCTGGGCGCAGGCGAGGCTCGAGACCGCTACCGGAGAACCGGTTCACTAG